One Bdellovibrio bacteriovorus str. Tiberius DNA segment encodes these proteins:
- a CDS encoding IPT/TIG domain-containing protein has protein sequence MRWRVALLGSLISLWSLLGGSVAVASPSRNYTKVVQKLIHLDRQYTITDVYMMPATAAVGDNVYFVVELSTDFEGEAEVDPIVVAQINGAPVQMYHQGGRLWTTDKRSFLTAGSLNFEAQFFLQNRHQSEAIRLQLLEVRQEIDALSRQIVRETDPARKAYLESQRADKQVFKTDLENSLDSLKRPVSTKVSTHQIGPAMPPVNSPVLTSCEPAYGDSAGNKVVVVHGQNLLNTTKLVIGGNEIPLQSLSVTASSITFTTPSLTEGLKNITIESIQGGSTVVANLQNAYFAIDNLSGGGSAFPVAFAGIPVSTPAETPIQLDGSSSYSPDGTPVTYLWSIVTKPDDAGTLDGVFNDSTIQKPVFSSAAPGTYVVSLVVSNGVNQSTPSLTVVTVGPKDPLTLLPSVINGAVDRNGVYIGTFKACNNLPQEMSYQIFGADQIVFISGGKKGRIAKKSCQTFDFSVENHSAYTLGFKIPFVVQTPSNHKKILQIEVAPTTALGVSLLTKFPVEQWSGERDLEVLSAKSYVPIFGAFDEISATSIVVKNTTSSPITITNAPVLTHFGSTTVFGVDFPVGGLVVPANGEYLLDIFVDPAGFVSGDWAEALLEWQIESSGAPRTLLLRTNKLPAPMATSVPIGFGQHEESALLPSQILRVPFDFLGYLNGFTEVEDVDVMNDVSGHFFLDLVGWPGSVLVGNVDYVRSEGADIKSTFDGLAVGTYQARVLVKVRGYLMPFEYLCNIEIVGDTP, from the coding sequence ATGAGATGGCGCGTGGCCCTTTTGGGGTCTTTGATTTCCCTATGGTCTTTGCTTGGTGGAAGCGTTGCTGTGGCTTCTCCGAGTCGTAATTATACCAAGGTAGTACAAAAATTAATTCATTTGGATCGCCAATATACCATAACCGATGTCTATATGATGCCTGCGACAGCTGCTGTTGGCGACAACGTTTACTTTGTTGTTGAACTATCTACAGACTTTGAAGGAGAGGCTGAAGTTGATCCGATTGTGGTGGCACAGATAAACGGTGCGCCTGTGCAGATGTATCATCAGGGTGGACGTTTGTGGACAACTGACAAGCGTTCTTTTTTGACTGCTGGGTCATTGAACTTTGAAGCACAGTTTTTCTTGCAGAATAGGCACCAGTCTGAAGCAATCCGTTTGCAACTCCTTGAGGTTCGCCAAGAGATTGATGCTTTGAGCAGACAGATTGTTCGGGAAACGGATCCAGCGAGAAAGGCCTACCTGGAATCCCAACGAGCAGATAAGCAGGTATTTAAGACAGACTTAGAAAACTCTTTGGACTCTCTGAAAAGACCAGTCTCTACAAAAGTCAGCACTCATCAAATTGGACCCGCGATGCCACCAGTGAATTCGCCAGTCTTGACCTCTTGCGAGCCCGCCTATGGCGACTCAGCTGGTAACAAAGTCGTGGTGGTACATGGTCAGAATCTCCTGAATACGACCAAACTTGTAATTGGTGGAAATGAAATTCCACTGCAATCACTTTCTGTGACAGCTTCCTCCATCACCTTTACGACTCCTTCCCTGACAGAGGGATTAAAGAATATCACTATCGAATCCATTCAAGGTGGTAGTACGGTTGTTGCGAATCTTCAAAACGCATATTTCGCAATTGATAACTTGAGTGGTGGCGGCTCAGCTTTTCCGGTGGCTTTTGCGGGGATTCCTGTATCTACACCAGCCGAAACTCCAATCCAGCTGGATGGCAGTTCTTCTTATAGCCCAGATGGTACGCCTGTAACTTACTTATGGAGTATTGTTACAAAGCCGGATGACGCTGGCACTTTAGACGGTGTATTCAATGACAGCACTATTCAAAAACCAGTGTTTAGTTCCGCAGCTCCAGGAACTTACGTTGTTTCTTTGGTGGTTTCAAATGGTGTGAATCAGAGTACGCCATCTTTAACTGTTGTGACTGTGGGGCCAAAAGACCCGCTGACACTACTCCCTTCGGTGATAAACGGGGCGGTTGATCGTAATGGTGTTTATATCGGTACTTTTAAAGCATGTAATAACTTACCTCAAGAGATGAGCTACCAGATTTTTGGTGCCGACCAGATTGTATTTATATCTGGTGGAAAAAAGGGACGCATAGCTAAAAAGTCCTGTCAGACATTTGATTTCTCGGTTGAGAATCACAGTGCCTATACCTTGGGATTCAAGATTCCGTTTGTCGTGCAAACACCTTCCAATCACAAGAAGATTCTTCAGATTGAAGTGGCTCCGACGACGGCTCTGGGCGTTTCGCTGTTAACAAAATTTCCTGTGGAGCAGTGGTCGGGTGAGAGAGATTTAGAAGTTCTATCTGCTAAGTCCTATGTTCCAATATTTGGCGCATTTGACGAAATTTCGGCTACTTCCATTGTTGTCAAAAACACAACCTCATCTCCAATTACGATCACGAATGCTCCTGTTTTAACTCATTTTGGCAGTACCACGGTGTTTGGTGTAGACTTTCCGGTTGGCGGTCTTGTTGTGCCAGCCAACGGTGAATACCTTCTTGATATCTTCGTGGATCCCGCAGGATTTGTCTCGGGTGATTGGGCTGAAGCGTTATTGGAATGGCAAATAGAGAGCAGCGGAGCTCCTCGTACTCTTCTGCTTAGAACGAATAAGTTGCCCGCCCCGATGGCTACCAGTGTTCCGATTGGCTTTGGTCAGCACGAAGAAAGTGCTTTGTTGCCATCTCAGATCCTGAGGGTCCCTTTTGACTTCCTTGGATATCTGAATGGATTTACCGAGGTTGAAGACGTCGATGTTATGAATGACGTATCAGGGCATTTCTTCCTGGATTTGGTTGGTTGGCCAGGCTCAGTCTTAGTGGGAAATGTTGACTATGTGCGATCTGAAGGGGCTGACATTAAATCTACGTTTGATGGTTTGGCTGTCGGAACGTACCAGGCGCGTGTTCTTGTTAAGGTTCGGGGTTACCTAATGCCATTTGAGTATCTTTGTAATATTGAGATCGTGGGGGATACGCCATGA
- a CDS encoding IS3 family transposase, whose translation MKSTSTAKEVKALNRYEVSQIAEVFEISRSSIYYEPVSQEEIGMPRHYQKSDDQIILEEIKAVIAIRATYGYRRVTTMVNRQRSLDGRNKINRKRVQRIMRMNGLSLPQTMPQPKRPHTGVVMTMFPNLRWCSDGMEIRCFNGDKVFVAFALDCCDREAFAYVARTEPLSATDIEELMVKAVEARFGESLRCPREIQWLSDRGSIYRAKSVKDLGKELNLNCCYTRAYSPESNGMAEAFVKTIKRDYVYQADCDSAETVLKLLPQWFADYNNIAPHSALGMKSPVEYKGSVNF comes from the coding sequence ATTAAAAGCACTTCAACCGCCAAAGAAGTCAAAGCGCTTAATCGGTATGAAGTAAGTCAGATCGCAGAAGTTTTCGAAATCAGCCGAAGTTCAATTTATTACGAACCAGTTTCTCAGGAGGAAATTGGCATGCCTCGCCATTACCAAAAATCAGACGATCAAATAATTTTAGAAGAAATCAAAGCCGTTATTGCAATTAGAGCCACCTATGGCTACCGCCGGGTGACAACGATGGTGAATCGCCAAAGATCCCTTGATGGTCGCAATAAGATCAATCGCAAGCGTGTTCAAAGAATCATGCGCATGAATGGTCTTTCATTGCCACAAACAATGCCACAGCCAAAAAGGCCACATACGGGAGTTGTTATGACTATGTTCCCGAATCTGCGTTGGTGTTCAGATGGCATGGAAATCCGCTGTTTTAACGGCGACAAAGTTTTCGTGGCGTTTGCTTTGGATTGTTGTGATCGCGAAGCATTTGCTTACGTCGCTAGGACTGAGCCGCTATCAGCTACCGACATAGAGGAATTGATGGTTAAAGCTGTTGAAGCGAGATTTGGTGAGTCATTGAGATGTCCTCGCGAAATTCAGTGGTTGTCAGATCGAGGGTCAATTTACCGTGCGAAGTCCGTGAAGGATCTTGGCAAAGAGTTAAATCTGAATTGCTGTTACACCAGAGCCTACAGCCCAGAATCCAACGGCATGGCTGAAGCATTCGTTAAAACAATCAAAAGGGATTACGTTTATCAGGCTGACTGTGACAGCGCAGAGACGGTTCTCAAGCTTTTGCCGCAGTGGTTTGCAGATTATAACAATATTGCTCCGCACTCAGCACTTGGCATGAAGAGCCCGGTCGAGTACAAAGGGTCCGTGAACTTTTAA
- a CDS encoding transposase produces the protein METTSNRRKVFTQEKKQLIIKEHNSQGISIPVLARKYGVHAITLYSWKRQMNHKKDESPISAEYIQKLIEENDKLKAENQNLKAKVGDLTIKNDILKDGLEIVQKKAILKALQPPKKSKRLIGMK, from the coding sequence ATGGAAACAACGTCTAACAGACGGAAAGTATTTACACAGGAAAAGAAGCAATTAATCATCAAAGAGCACAATTCCCAGGGAATTTCTATCCCAGTGCTTGCCAGGAAATACGGGGTTCATGCTATCACTCTTTATAGTTGGAAGAGGCAAATGAACCACAAAAAAGACGAATCCCCAATCAGTGCGGAATACATTCAAAAGTTGATCGAAGAAAACGACAAACTCAAGGCTGAGAATCAGAATCTCAAAGCTAAAGTTGGCGATTTGACGATCAAGAATGACATCTTAAAAGATGGCCTGGAGATCGTTCAAAAAAAAGCGATATTAAAAGCACTTCAACCGCCAAAGAAGTCAAAGCGCTTAATCGGTATGAAGTAA
- a CDS encoding RCC1 domain-containing protein: MKNLILIFCFVIFCLDAQANAPKFLELNSYGNPIVGGRLALIASVRTTPTDPEVEIYITSKFDGENLKVTRFGETEYAGVIASPALTGSFVWEVKAYLQNRVLARDVQAAVIRIEKEIFALNERYEQETESDKKAAIVVAVSEYETQKSELLARIESHRVLVETKTLDVNIGDPPEMRRASEPIKVHIDTPTGDVTFGDKVDIFVDVFPDTSERTKNRVEAWLGGERIYFDKVTDSSFKTTVNSAALALGPQVLSVSFYYANYHHAESILNAYLVSSQRIAELIRFRDSALDPAIVDYYQRELNDVNLIRSAFQNISDNMPVLGGTEITLVNVVDRPDEFMTVAAGYDTACGIYRSAVYCWGANANGELGNASASLSTNTPTTPALLNGVTDIKTGSSHNCAILRGELWCWGANSWGQLGTGDQYGRNIPVQVSVAGRFEKLSVGAAHTCAISKGTVYCWGNNQFGQLGVGSTEQYIVVPAELPLSDVIDVAAGDFFTCAVVKNGSVYCWGRNTKGELGNGGYETSYAPRKVAGISDASDVEAGNQSACALMFDQLKCWGSAESGQLGSTITSGNSPTPVTIDIDPVVSVALGGGSLCAITNLGSAKCWGSAQGGTLGNGQTTGFVVVPVQVVGLTSGVTSLSVAPGYACAVQNGVSKCWGTNVEGSLGDGSTIGGTASTPVVVVTPGTFK; this comes from the coding sequence ATGAAGAATCTTATTCTTATTTTTTGTTTCGTTATCTTCTGTCTTGATGCGCAGGCGAATGCGCCGAAGTTTCTAGAGTTAAATAGCTATGGCAATCCAATTGTTGGCGGAAGACTGGCACTTATTGCGTCTGTGCGAACGACTCCGACGGATCCTGAGGTCGAGATATACATAACCAGTAAGTTTGATGGCGAGAATCTGAAGGTTACTCGATTCGGGGAAACTGAATATGCGGGGGTTATAGCTAGTCCCGCATTGACTGGATCCTTCGTGTGGGAAGTAAAAGCCTATTTGCAGAATAGGGTTCTGGCGCGAGATGTACAAGCTGCCGTTATTAGAATTGAGAAAGAGATTTTCGCTCTTAATGAACGATACGAGCAGGAGACAGAGTCCGACAAGAAGGCTGCAATTGTGGTCGCAGTTTCCGAGTACGAAACGCAAAAATCAGAGCTTCTTGCTAGGATTGAAAGTCATCGTGTCTTGGTCGAGACTAAAACATTGGACGTGAATATTGGTGACCCACCAGAAATGCGGAGAGCCAGTGAGCCAATCAAAGTGCACATTGATACTCCGACCGGAGACGTTACATTTGGAGATAAAGTCGATATTTTTGTTGATGTGTTTCCGGATACTTCCGAACGAACTAAGAATCGCGTAGAGGCTTGGCTGGGCGGAGAGCGAATTTACTTCGACAAGGTTACGGATAGTAGCTTTAAGACTACGGTAAATAGTGCAGCGCTGGCATTAGGACCTCAGGTTTTGTCGGTCAGTTTCTATTATGCTAACTATCACCATGCTGAGTCTATTCTCAATGCCTACTTGGTTAGCAGTCAAAGAATAGCAGAGCTAATTAGATTTCGGGATTCGGCCTTAGATCCCGCAATTGTAGACTACTATCAAAGAGAACTTAATGACGTAAACCTTATTAGGTCAGCGTTTCAGAATATTTCTGACAACATGCCTGTTCTTGGAGGAACTGAAATCACTCTCGTCAATGTAGTTGATCGACCTGATGAGTTTATGACAGTTGCTGCTGGCTACGATACTGCCTGCGGTATATATCGATCCGCGGTTTATTGCTGGGGTGCAAATGCTAATGGAGAGCTTGGGAACGCTTCGGCTTCTCTATCTACCAATACTCCTACAACTCCTGCTCTATTGAATGGGGTAACGGATATTAAAACAGGTTCAAGTCATAATTGCGCTATTCTCCGAGGCGAATTGTGGTGTTGGGGGGCAAACTCTTGGGGACAACTTGGTACGGGAGATCAGTACGGAAGAAATATTCCGGTTCAGGTCAGTGTGGCCGGTAGATTTGAGAAGTTGTCAGTCGGTGCTGCCCATACCTGCGCTATTTCTAAAGGAACGGTATATTGCTGGGGAAATAATCAATTTGGTCAGCTGGGAGTTGGTTCCACTGAGCAATATATAGTTGTGCCTGCAGAGCTGCCGCTCTCGGATGTGATTGATGTTGCTGCAGGTGACTTTTTTACATGTGCAGTCGTAAAAAATGGAAGTGTTTATTGCTGGGGCCGAAATACAAAAGGAGAACTTGGAAACGGAGGTTACGAGACTTCCTATGCCCCTCGGAAGGTCGCCGGTATTAGTGACGCGAGCGATGTAGAGGCTGGTAATCAGTCCGCCTGTGCTCTGATGTTTGATCAACTAAAATGTTGGGGCAGCGCCGAGTCTGGGCAGTTGGGAAGTACGATTACCAGTGGGAACTCGCCGACTCCAGTAACTATAGATATAGATCCGGTAGTGTCAGTGGCACTTGGTGGAGGATCGTTGTGTGCGATTACAAATCTCGGAAGTGCTAAGTGTTGGGGTAGCGCACAGGGCGGAACCTTGGGCAATGGTCAAACTACTGGCTTTGTAGTTGTGCCAGTGCAAGTTGTGGGTCTCACCTCTGGTGTTACAAGTCTTTCGGTGGCTCCTGGTTATGCGTGCGCTGTGCAAAACGGAGTTTCGAAATGCTGGGGTACTAATGTTGAAGGAAGCTTGGGCGATGGTTCCACTATAGGCGGAACTGCCTCTACACCAGTTGTTGTCGTAACTCCTGGCACCTTTAAATAA